In one Nostoc sp. KVJ3 genomic region, the following are encoded:
- a CDS encoding cytochrome ubiquinol oxidase subunit I: protein MDFLSDTVALSRMQFALTAIFHMLWPVLTTGMGIYLVIVEGMWLKTRNPDYYHHARFWAKLYVLNFGIGVASGLPMEFQFGTNWAPFSEAVGDFFGSILGFEASMAFMLEAGFLGIMLFGWERVNPVIHYFATIMVAFGANLSTFWILAANSWLQTPAGGEMVNGKFVVDDYFQAILNPFMLNSVSHMFLATLETSLFVIGGISAWYILNNRHEAFFARSLKIVLATAIAVTPLQIYIGHLSAEQVADYQPTKLAAMEAKWETSPAGQPAPWSVVALPNNQTEQNDWEISIPNGLGYILEFKKNLSKPVLGLKHWKPEDRPRMVGLIYYAFRLMSGIGFFLAGLMGISVIQWLRGKLSSEAIAQQRWLLRIWILAAPLGYIAVESGWIVRCVGRQPWVLYGQIRTADGVSHLPASEVLTSLVIFAGIYTALFICALFFGSRIIRQGPNLELPVPGIDTQPAVETTPAKFVPDQRPVEAQQ, encoded by the coding sequence ATGGATTTTCTATCGGACACCGTTGCCCTATCGCGGATGCAGTTTGCACTGACGGCGATATTTCACATGCTATGGCCCGTTCTCACCACTGGGATGGGCATTTATCTGGTCATCGTTGAAGGAATGTGGCTAAAAACACGCAATCCCGATTACTACCATCATGCTCGTTTCTGGGCAAAGCTGTATGTCTTGAACTTCGGCATTGGTGTAGCATCCGGTTTGCCAATGGAGTTTCAATTTGGTACGAACTGGGCACCATTTTCTGAAGCGGTAGGCGACTTTTTTGGCAGTATTTTAGGCTTTGAGGCTTCAATGGCATTTATGCTAGAAGCCGGATTTCTGGGTATTATGCTGTTTGGCTGGGAGCGAGTCAACCCAGTGATTCACTATTTCGCCACAATTATGGTTGCCTTTGGCGCAAACCTATCTACCTTCTGGATTTTGGCGGCAAATTCCTGGCTGCAAACACCAGCCGGTGGAGAAATGGTGAACGGGAAGTTTGTTGTCGATGATTACTTTCAGGCAATCTTAAATCCCTTCATGCTTAACAGCGTCTCTCACATGTTTTTAGCGACGCTGGAAACTTCTCTGTTTGTGATTGGGGGAATTAGCGCCTGGTATATTCTCAACAACCGTCATGAGGCTTTCTTTGCGCGATCGCTCAAAATTGTCTTGGCAACTGCGATCGCTGTAACCCCATTACAAATCTATATCGGACACCTCAGCGCCGAGCAGGTAGCCGATTATCAGCCTACCAAACTCGCGGCAATGGAAGCCAAGTGGGAAACGAGTCCAGCCGGACAGCCCGCGCCCTGGAGTGTGGTGGCATTGCCCAATAACCAGACCGAGCAAAACGACTGGGAAATCTCAATTCCCAACGGCTTAGGCTACATTTTAGAATTCAAAAAGAACCTGTCTAAACCCGTTCTCGGACTGAAGCATTGGAAGCCTGAAGATCGCCCCCGGATGGTGGGTTTGATTTATTACGCCTTCCGCCTCATGAGTGGTATTGGCTTCTTTTTAGCTGGATTGATGGGCATTAGTGTGATTCAGTGGTTACGGGGTAAACTCTCATCAGAGGCGATCGCCCAACAGAGATGGCTACTGCGAATCTGGATTTTAGCGGCTCCACTGGGCTATATTGCCGTGGAATCGGGCTGGATTGTACGTTGCGTTGGGCGGCAACCTTGGGTGCTTTACGGGCAAATTCGCACCGCAGATGGAGTTTCTCACCTACCTGCTAGTGAGGTCTTAACATCTCTGGTGATTTTTGCTGGAATTTATACAGCCCTGTTTATTTGTGCCTTATTCTTTGGTAGTCGAATCATTCGTCAAGGCCCCAATCTGGAGCTTCCAGTTCCAGGTATTGATACTCAACCTGCGGTAGAAACTACTCCGGCTAAGTTTGTTCCAGATCAACGTCCTGTTGAAGCACAGCAATGA
- the cydB gene encoding cytochrome d ubiquinol oxidase subunit II yields MENLEHFLAQVWFVILALFLFLYVMLDGFDLGVGILSLTSSNEERRDILMTSLGNIWDANETWLVLMGGALFGAFPLAYGTILNALYIPIFGMIFGLIFRAVAFEFREHSTNKVFWNVAFGVGSFMAALFQGFALGSILEGITVDESGHFIGTMWDWLDWRSLLVSLTLIQGYVLIGSTYLILKTEGELQTSHYRTAKLAAWTTLLGAILITIATPVVYENARAKLFHQPEVYLFSVIPVLGVLLIGLLIKSLNRKEETTPLVWTVLLFLLTFVGLGLVVFPYIIPPGITIYQAAAAPSALVFMIIFIGFLIPIMLFYNIYNYIVFRGKVADTHYGG; encoded by the coding sequence ATGGAGAATCTAGAACACTTTTTAGCGCAGGTTTGGTTTGTCATCTTGGCTCTGTTTTTATTTCTCTACGTCATGTTAGACGGGTTTGATCTAGGCGTAGGCATCCTGTCCCTAACCAGTTCCAATGAGGAGCGACGCGACATCTTAATGACGAGTTTGGGTAATATTTGGGATGCGAATGAAACTTGGTTGGTGTTGATGGGAGGTGCTTTGTTTGGGGCATTTCCTCTTGCTTATGGCACCATTTTGAATGCGCTCTACATTCCCATTTTTGGGATGATATTTGGGTTAATTTTTCGGGCTGTGGCCTTTGAGTTTCGAGAGCATTCGACGAATAAAGTGTTTTGGAATGTGGCCTTTGGAGTTGGTAGCTTTATGGCGGCGCTGTTTCAAGGATTTGCTCTGGGCAGCATTTTGGAAGGCATTACGGTAGATGAATCAGGTCATTTCATCGGCACTATGTGGGATTGGCTGGATTGGCGATCGCTCTTAGTTTCCTTGACATTAATCCAGGGTTATGTATTGATTGGCTCCACCTATCTCATTTTAAAAACCGAAGGAGAACTTCAAACCTCCCATTACCGCACAGCAAAACTTGCTGCATGGACAACGCTTTTAGGTGCAATCTTAATCACCATCGCTACCCCTGTTGTGTATGAAAATGCCAGGGCAAAGTTATTTCACCAGCCAGAAGTGTATCTATTTTCAGTCATTCCAGTGCTAGGTGTGCTGCTGATTGGGCTATTGATTAAAAGCCTGAACCGTAAAGAAGAAACTACTCCCCTCGTTTGGACAGTGCTGCTTTTCCTACTTACCTTTGTGGGGTTAGGATTAGTTGTTTTTCCCTATATTATCCCCCCAGGCATCACCATTTATCAGGCAGCAGCAGCACCTAGTGCATTAGTCTTCATGATTATCTTCATTGGATTTCTGATTCCAATTATGTTGTTCTACAACATCTACAATTACATTGTGTTTCGAGGGAAAGTAGCAGACACACATTATGGAGGATAG
- the rpsB gene encoding 30S ribosomal protein S2, giving the protein MPVVSLAQMMESGVHFGHQTRRWNPKMSPYIYTSRNGVHIIDLVQTAQLMDNAYNYMRSHAEQGKKFLFVGTKRQAAGIIAQEASRCGSHYINQRWLGGMLTNWATIKTRVDRLKDLERREETGALDLLPKKEASMLRREMTKLQKYLGGIKTMRKVPDIVVIVDQRREYNAVQECQKLNIPIVSMLDTNCDPDVVDIPIPANDDAIRSIKLIVGKLADAIYEGRHGQLDTEDDYEDYDGSEYDEDYEETEYTDAVIPDEETEE; this is encoded by the coding sequence ATGCCAGTAGTTTCATTGGCTCAAATGATGGAGTCAGGGGTTCACTTTGGGCATCAGACCCGGCGTTGGAACCCAAAAATGTCTCCTTACATTTATACTTCCCGGAATGGTGTGCATATTATCGACTTGGTGCAAACTGCCCAGTTGATGGATAATGCTTACAACTACATGCGATCGCACGCAGAACAAGGGAAGAAATTTCTTTTTGTCGGCACCAAGCGCCAAGCAGCTGGAATTATTGCTCAAGAAGCTAGTCGTTGTGGTTCCCACTACATTAACCAACGCTGGTTGGGCGGAATGTTGACCAACTGGGCAACTATCAAAACACGAGTTGACCGTCTGAAAGATTTAGAACGCCGTGAAGAAACTGGCGCACTAGATTTATTACCGAAAAAAGAAGCCTCTATGCTCCGTCGAGAAATGACGAAGCTTCAGAAATACTTGGGCGGCATTAAAACAATGCGGAAAGTACCTGATATCGTGGTCATTGTAGACCAACGGCGGGAATATAACGCAGTTCAAGAATGCCAAAAGCTGAATATTCCCATTGTATCCATGCTGGATACAAACTGTGACCCAGATGTAGTAGATATCCCCATCCCAGCAAACGACGATGCTATCAGATCGATTAAGCTGATAGTCGGAAAATTGGCGGATGCCATCTATGAAGGTCGTCACGGTCAGCTAGATACTGAAGATGATTACGAAGATTACGACGGTAGTGAGTATGACGAAGACTATGAAGAAACCGAATATACTGATGCCGTAATTCCCGACGAGGAAACAGAAGAATAG
- the tsf gene encoding translation elongation factor Ts: MAEISAKLVQELRQKTGAGMMDCKKALIETEGNIEEAADWLRKKGISKAGAKSDRIAAEGLVDTYIQPGGRVGVLIEVNCQTDFVARNEAFKALVKNLAKQAATADSVESLLAQDYAESSSGTVEEFIKQTIATLGENIQVRRFINFALAEGTQGVVDSYIHTGGRVGVLVELGSESESVAANSEFQTLARNTAMQVAACPNVEYVSVDQIPAEIAQKEKDIEMGKDDLANKPDNIKEKIVQGRIEKRLKELTLLDQPYIRDQSISVEDLLKQAKTQLGTEIQVTRFVRYILGEGIDKQEISFADEVAAQIGSK; the protein is encoded by the coding sequence ATGGCGGAAATATCTGCAAAACTCGTCCAAGAGCTACGCCAAAAAACCGGCGCCGGCATGATGGACTGCAAAAAGGCGCTGATAGAGACTGAAGGCAACATAGAAGAAGCCGCAGACTGGCTACGGAAAAAGGGCATCTCTAAAGCAGGGGCAAAAAGCGATCGCATTGCGGCAGAAGGTCTAGTAGACACTTATATTCAGCCCGGTGGTCGAGTAGGTGTACTTATAGAAGTAAACTGCCAAACCGACTTTGTGGCTCGTAACGAGGCTTTTAAAGCTTTAGTTAAGAACCTGGCAAAGCAAGCAGCGACTGCTGATAGTGTTGAGTCTTTGTTGGCTCAAGACTATGCTGAGAGTTCAAGCGGGACTGTAGAAGAATTCATCAAGCAAACTATTGCTACCCTCGGTGAAAATATCCAAGTACGTCGCTTTATCAATTTTGCATTAGCAGAAGGCACGCAAGGAGTAGTAGACAGCTACATTCACACTGGCGGTCGAGTTGGTGTATTAGTAGAACTGGGTTCTGAAAGTGAATCAGTAGCTGCTAATTCAGAGTTCCAAACCTTGGCACGGAATACTGCAATGCAAGTTGCAGCTTGTCCAAATGTCGAGTATGTGAGCGTAGACCAAATCCCTGCCGAAATTGCCCAAAAAGAAAAAGACATTGAAATGGGTAAGGATGATTTGGCAAATAAGCCAGATAACATCAAAGAAAAAATTGTTCAGGGACGGATTGAAAAACGCCTGAAAGAATTGACTTTGCTCGATCAGCCTTACATCCGCGATCAGAGTATCTCTGTAGAAGACCTCTTAAAGCAAGCGAAGACGCAATTAGGCACAGAGATTCAAGTGACTCGCTTTGTCCGCTATATATTGGGCGAAGGCATTGATAAGCAAGAAATTAGCTTTGCTGATGAAGTCGCTGCACAAATTGGCAGCAAGTAG
- the recG gene encoding ATP-dependent DNA helicase RecG, protein MINEKPDWIRLHKALAIEAERGFTDLMGREYRFSEFLSLTLGKFPTGLPQTERRRWQGLAVQFASYPHLALEERQHLVAETRRYLSQLQQQEEGEEGTQGSRGAGEQRRTYQSQIPNPKSPIVTEVSRRLAPNIDQKLSDLPEIGFKKADNLARLGLHTVRDLLFYYPRDHIDYARQVNIRELQAGETVTIVATVKRCNCFTSPKNQKLSILELVVKDNSGQLKIGRFYAGTRFSSRAWQESLKRRYAVGSILAACGLVKESKYGLTLDNPELEVLANPGDSIESLNIGRVVPIYGLTEGVVANTVRQAVIAALPAAANLKDPLPSGLRQKYGLMELKDAIANIHFPDDSAALQVARRRLVFDEFFYLQLGLLQRQQQARAIQTSAILVPRGQLVEKFHEILPFKLTNAQQRVLNDILNDLQKPVPMNRLVQGDVGSGKTVVAVLAILAAIQSGYQAALMAPTEVLAEQHYRKLVSWFNLLHLPVELLTGSTKTAKRRQIHSQLGTGELPLLVGTHALIQDSVSFQRLGLVVIDEQHRFGVEQRARLQQKGEQPHVLTMTATPIPRTLALTIHGDLDVSQIDELPPGRQKIQTTVLSGQQRNHAYDLIRREVAQGRQVYVVLPLVEESEKLDLRSAVEEHQKLQESIFPEFQVGLLHGRMSSAEKDESITKFRDNQTQILVSTTVVEVGVDVPNATVMLIENAERFGLSQLHQLRGRVGRGAAQSYCLLMSSSRSPDAQQRLKVLEQSQDGFFISEMDMRFRGPGQVLGTRQSGVPDFTLASLVEDEEVLLLARQAAEKIIEMDVTLERWYLMKEELKYRYERLMGGAILT, encoded by the coding sequence ATGATTAATGAAAAACCAGATTGGATACGATTGCACAAAGCCTTGGCAATAGAAGCCGAACGGGGCTTTACAGACTTGATGGGCAGAGAATACCGTTTTAGTGAATTTCTCAGCCTAACTTTGGGCAAATTTCCAACAGGCTTACCCCAAACTGAACGCCGCCGTTGGCAAGGACTAGCGGTACAATTTGCTAGTTATCCACATCTGGCACTGGAAGAAAGACAACATTTAGTAGCAGAAACTCGTAGGTATCTCTCCCAACTACAGCAACAGGAGGAGGGGGAGGAAGGAACGCAGGGGAGCAGAGGAGCAGGGGAGCAGAGGAGAACTTATCAATCCCAAATCCCGAATCCCAAATCTCCAATTGTTACTGAAGTTAGTCGGCGGCTTGCACCAAACATTGACCAAAAACTCAGTGATTTACCAGAAATAGGCTTCAAAAAAGCTGATAATTTGGCCAGGCTTGGTTTACACACCGTCCGCGATTTGCTTTTTTACTATCCTCGTGACCATATTGATTATGCGCGTCAGGTGAATATCCGCGAGTTACAGGCGGGTGAGACAGTGACAATAGTCGCTACAGTGAAGCGTTGCAACTGCTTTACTAGCCCTAAAAATCAGAAATTATCAATTTTAGAACTGGTTGTAAAAGATAATAGCGGTCAACTCAAAATTGGTCGTTTTTACGCAGGTACGCGCTTTAGCAGTCGCGCTTGGCAAGAAAGTTTAAAACGCCGTTATGCAGTAGGTAGTATTTTAGCGGCGTGCGGGTTGGTGAAAGAAAGTAAATACGGCTTGACATTGGATAATCCCGAACTAGAGGTTTTGGCAAATCCAGGAGATTCTATTGAGTCGCTGAATATTGGGCGGGTAGTGCCAATTTATGGATTGACTGAAGGCGTGGTAGCGAATACAGTCCGACAAGCGGTAATTGCTGCTTTGCCGGCTGCGGCTAACCTGAAAGATCCTTTGCCAAGTGGTTTGCGACAGAAATATGGTTTGATGGAATTGAAAGATGCGATCGCTAACATCCACTTTCCAGATGATAGCGCTGCTCTGCAAGTTGCCCGTCGTCGCCTAGTTTTTGATGAATTTTTCTACCTCCAACTTGGGTTACTGCAACGTCAGCAGCAAGCAAGGGCAATTCAAACTAGCGCCATCCTCGTCCCACGAGGTCAACTTGTAGAGAAATTCCACGAAATACTACCTTTTAAACTCACTAACGCCCAGCAACGAGTTCTCAACGACATTCTCAACGATTTACAAAAACCCGTACCAATGAATCGTTTGGTGCAAGGTGATGTCGGTTCTGGTAAAACAGTCGTTGCCGTGCTAGCTATCCTTGCAGCAATTCAATCTGGCTACCAAGCGGCGCTGATGGCTCCCACAGAAGTTTTAGCAGAACAACATTATCGCAAGTTAGTTAGTTGGTTTAACCTGCTGCATTTACCAGTGGAATTACTGACAGGTTCCACTAAAACAGCGAAACGAAGACAAATCCATTCTCAGTTAGGAACTGGTGAATTACCTCTGTTAGTGGGAACTCATGCTTTGATTCAAGATTCTGTGAGCTTCCAGCGACTAGGGTTAGTGGTAATAGATGAACAGCATCGTTTTGGTGTAGAACAACGGGCCCGTTTGCAGCAAAAAGGCGAACAACCTCATGTGTTAACTATGACAGCTACTCCAATTCCCCGAACTTTGGCACTGACGATCCACGGGGATTTAGATGTCAGCCAGATTGATGAACTACCACCAGGACGACAAAAGATTCAGACAACAGTATTATCCGGTCAGCAACGCAACCATGCTTACGACCTAATCCGCCGAGAAGTTGCCCAAGGTAGACAAGTTTACGTGGTTTTGCCCTTGGTAGAGGAATCAGAAAAACTGGATTTGCGATCGGCTGTTGAGGAGCATCAAAAGCTACAAGAAAGTATTTTTCCTGAGTTTCAAGTGGGGCTGCTACACGGTCGGATGAGTTCAGCCGAAAAGGATGAATCAATTACCAAATTTCGCGATAACCAAACGCAAATTTTGGTTTCTACTACCGTTGTTGAAGTTGGTGTAGACGTACCGAATGCAACAGTGATGCTCATTGAAAATGCGGAGCGATTTGGACTGTCACAATTGCACCAACTACGGGGGCGTGTCGGTCGTGGTGCGGCTCAGTCCTATTGTCTGTTGATGAGCAGTTCTAGAAGTCCTGATGCTCAACAACGGCTAAAGGTGTTGGAACAGTCTCAGGATGGCTTTTTCATCTCTGAAATGGATATGCGTTTTCGCGGCCCAGGACAAGTACTGGGAACTCGTCAATCAGGAGTGCCAGATTTTACCTTAGCGAGTTTAGTTGAAGATGAAGAAGTTTTACTTTTAGCACGGCAAGCAGCAGAGAAAATTATAGAGATGGATGTGACTTTAGAGCGCTGGTATTTGATGAAAGAAGAGTTGAAATATCGGTATGAGCGGTTGATGGGTGGGGCGATTTTGACATAA
- a CDS encoding SDR family oxidoreductase, which translates to MSLELKLSGKTAIVTGGSAGIGLATAKALYSEGVNVAIAARNQERLENAVAAIQSLPTSGAKVIAISADLTKAEDVEKVVSTTLAQFNQIDILINNAGSARAGSFLESTDDLFLDAWNLKLLGYIRLVRAVVPHQKSRGDGRIVNIVGGAGRTPRPNFLAGGTSNAALLNFTKGISKELAEYNIRINAISPGATATERAETLARQNAQAQGITVEQVKAQNIQNIPLKRIAQPEEIAALALFLVSDLAASITGTEIIVDGGSTPGV; encoded by the coding sequence ATGAGCTTAGAACTAAAACTATCAGGTAAAACAGCGATCGTTACAGGAGGAAGTGCGGGAATTGGTTTAGCAACCGCTAAGGCACTCTATAGTGAGGGTGTGAATGTTGCGATCGCAGCCCGCAATCAAGAAAGACTAGAAAATGCCGTAGCTGCCATCCAATCCCTACCCACGTCAGGGGCAAAAGTGATTGCTATCAGCGCTGATTTAACAAAAGCAGAGGATGTTGAAAAAGTTGTTTCAACCACCTTAGCCCAGTTTAATCAGATTGATATCTTGATTAATAACGCTGGTTCAGCCCGTGCTGGGTCTTTCCTGGAATCCACTGATGATTTATTTTTGGATGCTTGGAACTTAAAATTATTGGGCTACATCCGCTTAGTTAGAGCCGTTGTCCCCCATCAAAAAAGTCGCGGTGATGGCCGGATTGTCAATATAGTCGGCGGTGCAGGACGTACACCCCGCCCTAACTTCCTAGCTGGTGGTACAAGCAATGCTGCTTTGCTGAACTTCACAAAGGGCATTTCTAAAGAGTTAGCCGAGTACAATATTCGCATTAATGCGATCTCACCTGGTGCTACAGCTACTGAGCGTGCCGAAACTTTAGCTCGGCAAAACGCCCAAGCGCAAGGGATCACTGTTGAGCAAGTAAAGGCACAAAATATCCAAAATATTCCTTTAAAAAGAATCGCCCAGCCAGAAGAAATTGCTGCACTGGCGCTATTTTTGGTGTCTGATTTAGCTGCATCGATTACAGGGACAGAGATTATCGTTGATGGCGGCTCTACTCCTGGTGTTTAG
- a CDS encoding TauD/TfdA dioxygenase family protein codes for MGSQYFDIKPVAGRIGAEIIGVNLSSNLSDDIISDIRKTLVKYKVIFFRGQQQLDADGQVAFARRFGEVTTAHPTVPSLPENPEVLDLNYGRTTSRANNWHTDVTFVDRPPLGSILRALDIPPTGGDTVWANSVTAYEDLPTHLRNLADQLWAVHSNAYDYATGFDLPEDVKAHRAVFTSTVYETLHPVVRIHPESGERGLFIGGFVRQFRGLSTTESDDILRLLQAYITRPENTVRWRWQVGDVAFWDNRATQHYAIADYGDQPRHVQRVTIVGDLPVGIDGKQSEVIKGDASQYNRREAVTA; via the coding sequence ATGGGTTCTCAATACTTTGATATCAAACCAGTTGCAGGACGTATCGGTGCTGAAATCATCGGTGTTAATCTGAGTTCTAACCTCAGCGATGACATCATCAGTGATATTCGCAAGACTCTAGTCAAATACAAAGTGATCTTTTTCCGTGGTCAGCAACAGCTTGATGCTGATGGACAAGTCGCCTTCGCTCGTCGTTTTGGTGAAGTCACTACAGCCCATCCCACAGTACCATCGCTTCCAGAAAACCCAGAAGTTTTAGACCTGAATTATGGGCGCACCACTTCCCGCGCTAATAACTGGCATACCGATGTGACATTTGTAGACCGTCCTCCCCTCGGTTCTATCTTACGAGCGCTTGATATTCCCCCAACCGGTGGCGATACAGTCTGGGCAAACTCTGTGACTGCATACGAAGATTTACCTACTCATCTACGTAATCTTGCAGATCAACTTTGGGCAGTACATAGCAACGCCTACGACTATGCAACTGGATTTGACCTACCTGAAGATGTCAAAGCTCATCGGGCTGTCTTCACCTCGACTGTATACGAGACTCTGCACCCAGTTGTACGCATACATCCCGAATCTGGGGAGCGCGGGCTATTCATCGGCGGATTTGTACGCCAGTTCCGTGGCTTATCAACAACTGAATCAGATGATATTCTCCGACTGTTGCAAGCATATATTACACGTCCTGAGAACACAGTCCGTTGGCGTTGGCAGGTTGGTGACGTAGCCTTTTGGGACAACCGGGCGACTCAACATTATGCGATCGCAGATTACGGCGATCAGCCCCGCCACGTTCAACGAGTCACAATTGTCGGCGATCTGCCAGTTGGCATTGATGGTAAACAAAGTGAGGTCATCAAGGGAGATGCTTCTCAGTACAACCGACGTGAGGCGGTGACTGCGTAA
- a CDS encoding glutathione S-transferase family protein, whose amino-acid sequence MKLFYTPNSPYARIARVAIIELNLYNRIEIQKVIARDPNSELLNYNPTGKVPTLTTDDGFILSETRIICVYLNHFNPEIKLVSDISNGFLQQLEGMSGGFIDGIAVWVRELRRSHNEQSPGVIEFERERALRILDYFEKISDKLDQTPKLAHITLASALGLEIRLPDLQWRQKYPKLANWYDEFSKLPSIQATRPES is encoded by the coding sequence ATGAAACTTTTCTATACACCTAACTCACCCTATGCACGCATTGCACGGGTAGCAATAATAGAACTGAATCTGTACAATCGCATCGAAATACAAAAAGTCATTGCACGAGATCCCAACAGCGAGCTACTTAATTACAACCCTACAGGTAAAGTTCCAACTCTAACGACTGACGACGGATTTATTTTGAGTGAAACACGTATAATTTGCGTCTATTTGAATCACTTCAATCCTGAGATCAAACTAGTTTCTGACATTTCTAATGGCTTTTTACAGCAACTTGAAGGTATGAGTGGTGGGTTCATAGATGGTATTGCTGTGTGGGTACGGGAGTTAAGGCGTTCCCACAATGAGCAATCACCTGGGGTAATCGAGTTTGAGCGTGAGCGGGCATTGAGAATTTTGGACTACTTCGAGAAGATATCAGATAAACTCGACCAAACTCCTAAACTTGCTCATATAACCCTCGCCTCTGCACTTGGATTAGAAATCCGTCTTCCTGATTTGCAATGGCGGCAGAAATATCCAAAACTTGCTAATTGGTACGATGAATTCTCTAAACTACCCTCCATCCAAGCAACAAGACCAGAGTCTTAA